The following coding sequences are from one Xiphias gladius isolate SHS-SW01 ecotype Sanya breed wild chromosome 14, ASM1685928v1, whole genome shotgun sequence window:
- the LOC120798550 gene encoding acyl-coenzyme A thioesterase 1-like, which yields MSSQVRLRLLPSARCLFDEPVQVKVAGLRSRQVVTLRAGSTDEKGVLFRSSATYRADESGEIDLDRDPSLSGSYVGVEPMGLLWSMKADTLHKRFQKTNSLIPHMVKFSVHEEESEGRILAEATNERCLTRQGVSRLPVKEGNIRGVLFTPPGEGPFPAVLDVCTFMCEKRASLLANRGFVVLAVAVYNEKPDNVKNIHLDYFEEAVGFLLRQTKVGSKGVGLVSRSKGGDIALSIAAFVPGVAATVWINGCNANMAVPLYYENRQILSPILFDYSKVIPTESGASIVKYGAKNPLAEENKASLVPIERAKGHFLFAAGEDDLNWDSKAYMDEMVERLKRHGKENFESLSYPGAGHYLEPPYGPHCPSSYHWIVGAQVLWGGEPRSHAAAEVHLWKKIQEFLRTHLSCDATRSKAKL from the exons ATGTCCTCCCAAGTCAGACTGAGGCTGCTGCCGAGTGCCAGATGTTTGTTCGACGAGCCCGTTCAGGTGAAGGTGGCCGGGCTGAGGTCGAGGCAGGTGGTCACCCTGAGAGCCGGATCAACAGATGAGAAGGGAGTGCTGTTCAGATCCTCGGCCACCTACAGGGCTGATGAGAGCGGGGAGATCGACCTGGACAGAGACCCCTCACTCAGCGGGAGCTACGTCGGGGTCGAACCCATGGGTCTGCTGTGGTCAATGAAGGCAGACACTTTGCACAAAAGGTTTCAAAAAACGAATTCACTAATCCCCCACATGGTGAAGTTCTCTGTGCATGAGGAGGAGAGCGAAGGAAGAATTCTGGCAGAGGCGACTAATGAAAGGTGTCTGACCAGACAGGGGGTCAGCCGGCTCCCCGTCAAAGAGGGGAATATTCGTGGAGTCCTGTTCACTCCCCCGG GAGAAGGTCCGTTCCCTGCCGTGTTGGATGTGTGCACCTTTATGTGTGAGAAAAGAGCCAGTCTCCTGGCCAACAGAGGGTTTGTGGTTCTGGCTGTAGCGGTGTACAATGAAAAGCCTGACAACGTCAAAAACATCCATCTGGACTACTTTGAAGAAGCAGTGGGTTTCTTACTAAGACAAACCAAG GTGGGCAGCAAAGGAGTTGGTCTAGTATCTAGATCAAAGGGAGGAGATATTGCTCTTTCCATTGCTGCTTTTGTGCCGGGGGTTGCGGCCACAGTGTGGATTAACGGTTGCAACGCCAATATGGCCGTTCCTCTCTACTATGAGAACCGCCAAATCCTCTCACCGATTCTGTTTGATTACAGCAAGGTCATTCCCACTGAGTCGGGAGCCAGCATAGTCAAGTATGGTGCTAAAAATCCCCTGGCCGAGGAGAACAAGGCCAGTCTGGTCCCCATTGAACGAGCAAAGGGCCATTTCCTCTTTGCAGCTGGAGAGGACGACCTCAACTGGGACAGCAAGGCTTACATGGACGAGATGGTGGAGAGACTGAAGCGTCATGGGAAGGAGAACTTTGAGAGTCTGAGTTACCCGGGAGCAGGACATTACCTAGAGCCACCTTATGGACCCCACTGCCCCTCCAGCTATCATTGGATTGTGGGTGCACAGGTCCTGTGGGGGGGTGAGCCCAGGTCCCACGCAGCAGCTGAAGTCCACCTGTGGAAGAAGATCCAGGAGTTCTTGAGAACTCACCTGAGCTGTGATGCTACACGGTCTAAAGCCAAGTTATAG